GGGCACCGCTGAAACGGGGCGGTCCGACATGGGCCGCTTTTCTTTTTACGCTATTTCAAGACCAGGGACCAAGCCATGGCCAAGCCGGCAACTGTCAAGATCCGCCTCGTCAGCACGGCTGACACTGGCTTCTTCTACGTCACCAAGAAGAACCCGCGCACCACGACCGAAAAGCTGAGCTTCAGCAAGTATGACCCGGTCGTGCGCAAGCATGTCGAATTCAAGGAAGCCAAGATCAAGTAAGCCGTTGCGGGCTTCGCGCCCGCGCGCCTGATCTTTCGGCACCGAAAAAGGCCCGTCCCTGTTGGGAGCGGGCCTTTTCCTGTTGGCGTTCCCGCCGGGTAGGCCCCCGATCCGAAGATCGGGAGCCCGATGCCGTCAGTTGCCGACCGGCTGGCCGTCGGTACGGCGCACCACGATGGTCGAGGAACGGGGCTGCTGCCCCGCCACCGGCCAGTTGCCGGTCGGATGCTGGATGTTGATGAAGAAGTTCTTCAAGTCCGGCGTGTAGGCGATGCCGGTGATCTCGCAGCCCGCCGGGCCGACCAGGAAGCGCTTCGACTGCTTGCTGGTCTGGTCGATATAATACATCGAGTTATTACCGAACGCCCCGGTCATGTTGGTGGCGGCGCCGTTCAGCGTACCGGCATTGCCGGTGAGATTATGGTCGGTCTGGACCCACAGCCGACCTTGGGGATCGATGCGGATGCCGTCGGGGCTGGAGAAATAATCGCCGCTGATATTGCCCTTGAGATTATCCTCCGCGAGCGACGGATTGCCGGCGAGCAGGAAAATGCTCCAGGTGAAGGCGGTCGCCAGCGGCGAGTCGCCATTTTCACGGAACCTGATGATATGGCCATGCAGGTTGGTGACGCGCGGATCAGCCGCATCGGTGACGCGACGGCCGCTATTGTTGGTCAGGGTGACGAAGATCGCCTGCTTGTTGGGCGCCACCGTGATCCATTCCGGACGGTCCATGATGGTACCACCGGCGACGCGGGCGGCCGACTGGGCATTGACCAGCACGTCAGCCTGGTTGTTGAAATTGACCGTGACCGGGGCCGGCGGCGTGGTCGACTGGCTGACATTGCCCGGATCGGACGCACCGGCGACCAGGCCGTTCTGGCCCTGGACCAGCGCGCGCCATTCGCCCGTGCCGTCGGCGTTGAAGCGGGCGACATAGAGGGTGCCATAGTCGAGCAGGTCGGTGTTGGCGGCCCGATTGCTGCTGCTGAAGGCGCGGTCCGGCACGAACTTGTAGATGCAGCCCGGGGTCGAATCATCGCCCATGTAGAAGGCGACGCGGTTGCCGGCGTCGGTCATGTGGGCGACATTTTCATGGCTGAAACGGCCGAGCGCGGTGCGCTTGGTCGCGGGGGCCAGTTCCTGGAAGGGATCGATCTCGACCACCCAGCCATAGCTGGTGTTGGGCTGGGTCGGATCGAGATAATTGTTCGTCGTTTCCTCGCAGGTGAGGTAGGTGCCCCAGGGGGTCCGGCCCGAGGAGCAGTTGTTGAGCATGCCGCGGATCGTGCCGGGCAGGACGCCGGCAGCCGGGCCGCCGACGCGATAGTCGGTGTTGCCGCTATAGCGCTTATTATATTTCGACCCGGCCTTGACCGCGAACTTGCCGTCGGTGCCCTTGGTCACTTCGACGACGGCGATGCCGACGGCCGAAAGCGCGATCGCCTTCTGGTCGGCGGTGGCGGTCGACGCGTTGTAGCTGCCGCTGGCGAACAGGATATTATAGTCGGGCAGCTCGAAATTGATCGCGAGCAGGCCGCCGGCATTGGCGTCCGTGCCGGTCAGTTCGAAATATTCCATGCCGTCATGATTGCCGCCGGCCCAGGCCGCGGTCTGGCTGACATTGGTCGGGAAGGTGCCGTTGGCGAAGGCGGTGCCGGCTTCGACCAGGTCGCCGGCCTTGAGCAGCACATCGACGGTATAGCCCGACGGCACGGTCACGGTGTCGTTGGTGTTGATCGCGACCGAGGTGAAGGCGATGCCATAGCTGGGCGTGGGGGTCGGCGTGGGGGTGGGTGTCGGGGTCGGCGTGGGCGCCGGCGTGCTGTCGTCGTCGTCATCGTCGCAGGCGGCCAGCGCCCCCAGCATCGGCAGGACGGACAGGCCGAGCAGGCCGTTCTTCAGGACGGAGCGGCGGCCCGGATTGGCCGCGACGATGGCTTCCAGACTGTCTTCGCCCGCAACAATCGTGGGCTGCGCATCGCGGAAAGCCGCGCGCGCCTCGTCGGTCAGATGAGACATGATACAATACCCCTGTGCATGCGAGCGCCGGCATGACCGCCGCGCCCTTGGCGCGCATGACGTGACAGAGGAGAATGACGCGCAAACTGCGCTATGATGTCAGTGTCGCGACCAGGGGATGACGCATTTGTGACGACATGCCGCCTAGAGCAGCGCGTTCACCTGCTCGACGAAACGCAGCACCGAAATCGGCTTGGATACATAGGCCTGCGCCCCGGCAGCGCGAATCCGATCCTCGTCGCCCTTGCCGGCATAGGCCGTTACCGCCATGATCGGCACCAGCGACAGCCGATCGTCGGCCTTGAGCGATATGATGAGATCGAGGCCGCTGACATGCGGCAGATGTATGTCGGTGATGACGAGATCCGGACCGAAGTCGCGCGCCTGCGCCAGCACATCCCGGCCGTCGCGCAGAGGCAGCACCTCATGCCCGTGCGCACGCAGCAGGTCGCAAAAAAGTTTAAGGTTAAGTTCGTTGTCCTCGACAACGAGCACGCGCTTTGCCACCAGTCACCCGCACTGCCACTTGGAAGGCTGCTCTATAGCCGCCCCAGCCCAGAGAACCAAATCATGCGATCCGACATCCCAAATGGCAAGAAGGAGACCGATGGTGACGGCCATCCCGATGCCCCCACGCTGGCGCTGATGGCGCTGGCCTGGACGGTGGCGGACGACCGACGGGCAGACCGATTGCTGGGGCTGACCGGGCTGGACGCGGCGGCGCTGCGCCAGGGCGCTGGCGACCCGGCGATACTGGCCGCCATACTCGCCTTCCTGGCCGATCATGAACCCGACCTGGTCGCCTGTGCCGAGGCGATCGACAGCAGCCCGGCGGCGCTGATCGCCGCGAAGGAGAGATTGAGCCGATGAGCCGTCCGCTGATCATTACCGACTGCGACGAGGTGCTGCTGCACATGGTGGTGCCGTTCCGCCACTGGCTGGACGAAACGCATGACGTGCATTTCGACATGCGCGAACAGGGGTTCAGCGAGGCGTTGCGTCACAAGGACAGCGGCCTGCCGCTGGAACGCGAGCTGGTGTGGGAATTGCTGGTCGCCTTTTTCGATACGGAAATGGTTCGGCAGACGCCGATCAGCGGCGCGATCGCGGCATTGCAGCGGCTGGCCCAGATCGCCGATATCGAAGTGTTGACCAATATCGGCGAGCGCCACCATCAGTTGCGCGTGGCGCAGTTGGCGAGCCATGGCCTTGATCTGCCGGTCCACTGGAATCATGGCGGCAAGGGACGCAAGCTGGCCGCCATCCTGGCCGAACGCCAGCCGAGCTGTGCCCTGTTCATCGACGATCTGGGTGAGCACCACGCCTCCGTCGCGCGACATGCGCCGGATGTGTGGCGGCTGCACATGGTCGGTGAACCCGAAATCGCCGACATTCCAGTCGCGGACAAGGCCCATGCCCGGATCGACGACTGGGCCAGCGCCGAAGCCTGGATCATCGCGCGGCTGGCCGAAGGGCCTGCCCCCACCATTTCAACGCCCCTGAATGGAGCCATTGCATGAGCATCGACGCCCGCCTTGCCGAACTCGGCATCACCCTGCCTGCCGCCGCCGCGCCGGTCGCCGCCTATGTGCCGGCGGTCGAGGTCAATGGCCTGCTGCATATTTCCGGCCAGATCGCGCTCAAGGACGGGCAGTTGATGACCGGCCGCCTGGGCGAGGACCGCGACCTCGATTATGGCGTCGAGGCAGCGCGCGCCTGTGGCCTGAACCTCATCGCGCAGATGAAGGCAGCATTGGGCGGCGACCTCGACCGGGTCGAGCGGATCGTCAAGCTGGGCGCCTTCATCGCCAGCGCACCGGGCTTCACCGACCAGCCCAAGGTCGCCAATGGCGCGTCCGAACTGATGGTCGCGGTGTTCGGCGAAGCCGGCAAGCATGCGCGCAGCGCGGTCGGCGTGCCGGTGCTGCCACTGGGCGCGGCCGTCGAGATCGACGCGATCGTGCAGGTTCGTCCTGCGGCCTGAGAGGCCTGACTGGCTGATCGCCCGCCCCTTCGCCCATCGCGGGCTGCACGGGGCGGGGGTCAGCGAAAATGGCATGGCGGCCTTCCACGCCGCCATCGCCCTGGGGCTAGGCATCGAATGCGATGTCCAGTTGAGCCGCGACGGCGTTCCCTTCGTCTTTCATGACACCAGCCTGATGCGGATGACCGGACATCCGGGCACTCTGGCGGAATGCGCTTCGGCCGATATCGACATGTTGCGCCTGCCCGATGGCGGGGCGATCCCACGCCTTGCCAGGCTGCTGGATGTATGCGCACAAACGCCGC
The sequence above is drawn from the Sphingobium sp. AP49 genome and encodes:
- the rpmG gene encoding 50S ribosomal protein L33 yields the protein MAKPATVKIRLVSTADTGFFYVTKKNPRTTTEKLSFSKYDPVVRKHVEFKEAKIK
- a CDS encoding alkaline phosphatase PhoX — protein: MSHLTDEARAAFRDAQPTIVAGEDSLEAIVAANPGRRSVLKNGLLGLSVLPMLGALAACDDDDDDSTPAPTPTPTPTPTPTPTPSYGIAFTSVAINTNDTVTVPSGYTVDVLLKAGDLVEAGTAFANGTFPTNVSQTAAWAGGNHDGMEYFELTGTDANAGGLLAINFELPDYNILFASGSYNASTATADQKAIALSAVGIAVVEVTKGTDGKFAVKAGSKYNKRYSGNTDYRVGGPAAGVLPGTIRGMLNNCSSGRTPWGTYLTCEETTNNYLDPTQPNTSYGWVVEIDPFQELAPATKRTALGRFSHENVAHMTDAGNRVAFYMGDDSTPGCIYKFVPDRAFSSSNRAANTDLLDYGTLYVARFNADGTGEWRALVQGQNGLVAGASDPGNVSQSTTPPAPVTVNFNNQADVLVNAQSAARVAGGTIMDRPEWITVAPNKQAIFVTLTNNSGRRVTDAADPRVTNLHGHIIRFRENGDSPLATAFTWSIFLLAGNPSLAEDNLKGNISGDYFSSPDGIRIDPQGRLWVQTDHNLTGNAGTLNGAATNMTGAFGNNSMYYIDQTSKQSKRFLVGPAGCEITGIAYTPDLKNFFINIQHPTGNWPVAGQQPRSSTIVVRRTDGQPVGN
- a CDS encoding response regulator → MAKRVLVVEDNELNLKLFCDLLRAHGHEVLPLRDGRDVLAQARDFGPDLVITDIHLPHVSGLDLIISLKADDRLSLVPIMAVTAYAGKGDEDRIRAAGAQAYVSKPISVLRFVEQVNALL
- a CDS encoding DUF3572 domain-containing protein gives rise to the protein MRSDIPNGKKETDGDGHPDAPTLALMALAWTVADDRRADRLLGLTGLDAAALRQGAGDPAILAAILAFLADHEPDLVACAEAIDSSPAALIAAKERLSR
- a CDS encoding RidA family protein, with protein sequence MSIDARLAELGITLPAAAAPVAAYVPAVEVNGLLHISGQIALKDGQLMTGRLGEDRDLDYGVEAARACGLNLIAQMKAALGGDLDRVERIVKLGAFIASAPGFTDQPKVANGASELMVAVFGEAGKHARSAVGVPVLPLGAAVEIDAIVQVRPAA